The following are encoded in a window of Shewanella psychrotolerans genomic DNA:
- the atpB gene encoding F0F1 ATP synthase subunit A yields the protein MSATGEALTPQGYIQHHLTNLHVGEGFWTWHVDSLLFSVGLGVLFLWIFHSVGKKATTGVPGKLQCFVEMIVEFVDGSVKETFHGRNPVIAPLALTIFVWVFMMNFMDMIPVDWLPELAKAAGIPYMKVVPTTDLNITFSLAIGVFVLIIYYSIKVKGVSGFVKELTLNPFNHWAMIPVNLLLESVTLIAKPISLALRLFGNLYAGELIFILIALMYGANMALSALGVTLQLGWLIFHILVITLQAFIFMMLTIVYLSMAHEDH from the coding sequence ATGTCTGCAACAGGTGAAGCGTTAACACCGCAGGGCTATATCCAGCACCATCTTACCAACTTACACGTTGGCGAAGGGTTCTGGACATGGCACGTTGATTCGTTGCTCTTTTCGGTTGGTCTTGGCGTATTGTTCCTATGGATTTTTCATAGCGTTGGCAAGAAAGCGACTACCGGTGTTCCTGGCAAACTTCAGTGTTTTGTTGAGATGATCGTTGAGTTCGTTGATGGCAGCGTGAAAGAAACCTTCCATGGACGTAATCCTGTAATTGCTCCTCTAGCTTTAACCATTTTTGTCTGGGTATTCATGATGAACTTCATGGATATGATTCCTGTTGACTGGCTACCTGAATTAGCCAAAGCGGCTGGTATTCCCTACATGAAAGTGGTTCCAACTACTGACTTAAACATCACCTTCAGCTTAGCTATTGGTGTGTTTGTGCTGATTATTTACTACAGCATAAAGGTCAAGGGCGTTTCAGGGTTTGTAAAAGAACTTACGTTAAATCCGTTTAACCATTGGGCAATGATACCCGTCAACTTACTACTAGAATCAGTTACCCTTATCGCTAAGCCTATTTCATTGGCTCTGCGTCTATTCGGTAACTTATATGCTGGTGAGTTGATCTTCATCCTTATTGCGCTGATGTATGGTGCCAATATGGCGTTATCCGCTCTAGGTGTGACACTGCAGCTAGGTTGGTTAATATTCCATATTTTGGTTATTACCCTACAGGCGTTTATCTTCATGATGCTTACGATCGTGTATCTAAGCATGGCTCATGAAGATCATTAA
- a CDS encoding ATP synthase subunit I — protein MSKVLARRGRWSAYKLVMMQAAVAGGVSIVFFAVWGVQFGLSALAGGAIAVLPNFVFATLAFSHTGASSAGKVMKTFYWGEAVKLLLTIAMFSLVFINLKVVFMPLFVCYISALIVHWTAPLYFKQS, from the coding sequence TTGAGCAAGGTTTTAGCACGTCGTGGCCGATGGTCAGCCTATAAGTTGGTGATGATGCAGGCGGCGGTGGCTGGGGGTGTTTCAATTGTCTTTTTCGCCGTGTGGGGAGTTCAGTTTGGATTATCTGCGTTAGCAGGTGGTGCAATTGCTGTACTTCCTAATTTTGTATTCGCAACCCTCGCTTTTTCCCACACGGGAGCAAGCTCAGCAGGAAAAGTGATGAAAACTTTTTACTGGGGGGAAGCGGTGAAGTTGCTGTTAACCATAGCAATGTTTTCGTTAGTGTTTATCAATCTTAAGGTCGTATTTATGCCGCTTTTTGTTTGTTATATATCAGCGTTAATAGTGCATTGGACGGCTCCTTTATACTTCAAGCAAAGTTAA